From the Penicillium oxalicum strain HP7-1 chromosome V, whole genome shotgun sequence genome, one window contains:
- a CDS encoding S-(hydroxymethyl)glutathione dehydrogenase, whose amino-acid sequence MADTVGKTITCKAAIAWAAGEPLSVEDVEVAPPKAHEVRIQIHHTGVCHTDAYTLSGKDPEGAFPIVLGHEGAGVVESVGEGVTSVKPGDYVIALYTPECRECKFCKSGKTNLCGKIRATQGKGVMPDGTTRFKARGKDILHFMGTSTFSQYTVVADISVVAVTPKIATDRACLLGCGITTGYGAAVETAKVEEGSNVAVFGVGCVGLSVVQGAVRNKAGMIIAVDVNDGKEAWARKFGATHFVNPTKLEGKTIQEHLIEMTDGGCDYTFDCTGNVGVMRAALEACHKGWGESIVIGVAAAGQEISTRPFQLVTGRVWKGCAFGGIKGRTQLPGLVDDYLAGKLKVDEFITHREPLSKINTAFEEMKKGDCVRCVVNMD is encoded by the exons GCTGCCATCGCCTGGGCTGCGGGTGAGCCTCTGTCTGTGGAGGATGTCGAGGTCGCTCCTCCCAAGGCGCACGAGGTCCGCATTCAGATTCACCACACTGGTGTCTGCCACACCG ACGCCTACACTTTGTCTGGAAAGGATCCCGAGGGTGCTTTCCCCATTGTCCTGGGCCACGAGGGTGCCGGTGTTGTCGAGTCCGTGGGTGAGGGTGTGACCTCTGTCAAGCCCGGCGACTATGTGATTGCTCTTTA CACCCCCGAGTGCCGTGAGTGCAAGTTCTGCAAATCGGGCAAGACCAACCTGTGCGGTAAGATCCGTGCCACTCAGGGTAAGGGTGTGATGCCCGATGGCACCACCCGTTTCAAGGCCCGGGGTAAGGATATCCTCCACTTCATGGGAACCTCGACCTTCTCTCAGTACACCGTCGTGGCCGACATCTCCGTCGTGGCGGTGACTCCCAAGATCGCCACCGACCGCGCCTGTCTGCTGGGTTGCGGTATCACCACCGGGTACGGAGCCGCCGTGGAGACCgccaaggtcgaggagggTTCCAACGTTGCCGTCTTTGGTGTCGGCTGTGTCGGTCTGTCCGTTGTGCAGGGTGCCGTGCGGAACAAGGCTGGCATGATCATCGCGGTCGATGTCAACGATGGCAAGGAGGCGTGGGCCCGCAAGTTTGGTGCCACGCACTTTGTCAACCCCACCAAGTTGGAGGGCAAGACGATCCAGGAGCACCTGATTGAGATGACGGATGGTGGCTGTGACTACACCTTTGACTGCACTGGTAACGTGGGTGTGATGCGTGCGGCCCTCGAGGCCTGTCACAAGGGTTGGGGTGAGAGCATCGTGATCGGTGTGGCTGCTGCTGGTCAGGAGATTTCCACTCGTC CATTCCAACTGGTCACCGGTCGTGTGTGGAAGGGATGCGCCTTCGGTGGCATCAAGGGTCGCACCCAATTGCCCGGCCTGGTGGACGACTACCTGGCCGGCAAGCTCAAGGTTGACGAGTTCATCACCCACCGCGAGCCTCTCTCGAAAATCAACACCGCCTttgaagagatgaagaagggtgaCTGCGTTCGCTGCGTGGTCAACATGGATTAG
- a CDS encoding ADP-ribosylation factor-like protein 1 yields MGGSLSRLWSLVWAKKEIRILILGLDNAGKTTLLYRLKIGEVVTTIPTIGFNVESVTYKNLNLNVWDLGGQTSIRPYWRCYYANTAAVIFVIDSTDIERLGTAADELAAMLNEEELRDAALLVFANKQDQPGAKGAGEISEALKLGELRDRNWSIVACSAIDGKGINEGMDWLVQTIEAENA; encoded by the exons ATGGGTGGCTCGTTGTCACGCCTTTGGTCCCTTGTCTGGGCGAAAAAGGAAATTCGAATTCTGATCCTTGGTCTT GACAATGCCGGAAAGACAACGCTTCTTTACAGGCTCAAG ATCGGGGAAGTCGTGACAACGATTCCGACAATCGGATTCAACGTCGAGTCGGTCACATACAAGAATTTGAATCTGAATGTCTGG GATCTCGGTGGCCAAACATCGATTCGCCCTTATTGGCGGTGCTACTACGCGAACACAGCTGCCGTTATCTTTGTTATCGACTCGACGGACATAGAACGACTGGGGACTGCGGCCGATGAGCTCGCAGCTATGCTGAACGAAGAAGAGCTTCGAGATGCAGCGCTGCTGGTGTTTGCCAACAAGCAAGACCAGCCAGGAGCCAAGGGCGCTGGTGAGATATCCGAGGCGTTGAAGCTGGGTGAACTTCGGGATCGAAACTGGAGTATTGTAGCCTGTTCCGCCATTGATGGCAAGGGAATCAATGAAGGCATGGACTGGCTTGTG CAAACTATCGAGGCCGAGAACGCGTAA
- a CDS encoding Alcohol dehydrogenase 1, with protein sequence MVIPSTQIAAAIPPSGPDGSLTVHISKTHPVPKPGDGEVLVKLEYSGVCHSDVHSIRGDTPMLTDVAGHEGVGKIVSVGSNLDEKEWLGHRVGIRWLYSSCLKCEICEINHTSCPYQKNAGANVPGTFQQYLVSPAIHATKIPPELAPDTAAPLLCAGIAMYSSIKKTKTRPGDSIVILGAGGGLGHMGVQIAAKKGLKVLAIDRGENKRKLCLELGAAEFFDFTQVDIVEAVKAATRDLGAHAVICTANGEKAYEQSMQMLRRLGTLVCVGIPNTPFRLPATPFDMIVKGLTIVGNSAGSKAEMDELMELAVAGDIQARVEVYDLVEIVDVLKRLENSEIEGRVVLRIPE encoded by the exons ATGGTCATCCCATCTACTCAAATTGCAGCAGCCATCCCGCCTTCGGGACCGGATGGATCTCTGACGGTCCACATCAGTAAGACGCATCCGGTGCCGAAGCCGGGTGATGGTGAAGTTCTGGTCAAATTGGAGTACTCGGGGGTGTGTCACAGTGATGTTCACAGCATTCGTGGGGACACTCCCATGTTGACTGATGTTGCGGGTCATGAGGGGGTGGGGAAGATTGTATCGG TCGGCTCTAATTTGGACGAGAAAGAATGGTTGGGACATCGGGTGGGCATCAG ATGGCTCTATAGCTCCTGTCTCAAATGCGAGATCTGTGAGATCAACCACACATCTTGTCCTTACCAGAAGAATGCCGGAGCG AATGTTCCCGGGACTTTTCAGC AATACCTCGTCAGTCCAGCAATTCATGCTACAAAGATTCCGCCGGAATTGGCTCCTGACACAGCGGCTCCTTTGCTATGCG CCGGTATTGCCATGTATTCCTCGATCAAGAAAACCAAAACACGCCCAGGCGACTCAATCGTCATTCtcggagcaggaggaggctTGGGACACAT GGGTGTTCAAATTGCAGCAAAAAAGGGACTCAAGGTCCTCGCCATCGACAG AGGAGAAAATAAACGAAAGCTCTGTCTTGAGCTCGGCGCCGCCGAATTCTTCGATTTTACCCAAGTCGATATTGTCGAGGCCGTCAAAGCAGCCACTCGCGATCTAGGTGCTCACGCCGTGATCTGCACGGCTAATGGTGAAAAAGCGTATGAGCAAAGTATGCAAATGCTGCGTCGTCTGGGTACGCTCGTCTGTGTGGGGATTCCAAATACCCCGTTCAGGTTGCCTGCTACGCCTTTTGATATGATTGTGAAAG GTCTCACGATTGTGGGGAATTCCGCCGGAAGCAAAGCGGAAATGGATGAATTAATGGAACTGGCGGTGGCGGGCGATATTCAGGCGCGAGTGGAGGTGTACGATCTGGTCGAGATTGTGGACGTTTTGAAGCGTCTGGAGAATTCGGAAATTGAAGGGCGTGTGGTCTTGAGGATTCCCGAATAG
- a CDS encoding Inositol-3-phosphate synthase has protein sequence MAPHANSDAPLNGSARPDASPLFTVQSPNVVYTDDEIKSRYAYQTTEITRTADNKLVATPKAIDYHFKVDRKVGKVGMMLVGWGGNNGSTVTAGIIANRRGLSWETREGKQNANYYGSIVMSSTVKLGTDAQTGEEINIPFRDLLPMVHPNDLVVGGWDISSLDLAASMDRAQVLEPSLKAMVRKEMAEMKPLPSIYYPDFIAANQEDRADNVIEGTKASWAHVEHIQKDIRDFKAKNGLDKVIVMWTANTERYADLVPGVNDTAENLINSIKSGHEEVSPSTVFAVACILENAPFINGSPQNTFVPGALQLAEQRGAFIGGDDFKSGQTKMKSALVDFLINAGIKLTSIASYNHLGNNDGKNLSSQKQFRSKEISKSNVVDDMVAANHLLYAKDEHPDHTVVIKYMPAVGDNKRALDEYYAEIFMGGHQTISLFNICEDSLLASPLIIDLVVLAEMMTRVSWKADSESAEYKGFHSVLSVLSYMLKAPLTPPGTPVVNALGKQRSALINIFRACVGLQPESEMTLEHKLF, from the exons ATGGCTCCTCACGCAAACTCGGATGCTCCCTTGAACGGGTCGGCTCGCCCAGACGCCTCTCCTCTGTTCACCGTCCAGTCTCCCAACGTAGTCTACACGGACGATGAGATCAAGAGTCGCTATGCCTACCAGACCACTGAGATCACCCGGACCGCCGACAACAAGTTGGTGGCAACTCCCAAGGCGATCGACTACCACTTCAAGGTCGACCGTAAGGTCGGCAAGGTGGGTATGATGCTGGTCGGTTGGGGTGGTAACAATGGTTCCACCGTCACCGCCGGTATCATTGCCAATCGCCGCGGCCTCTCCTGGGAGACCCGCGAGGGCAAGCAGAATGCCAACTACTACGGTTCTATTGTCATGAGCTCGACCGTGAAGCTGGGCACCGACGCTCAGACCGGTGAGGAAATCAACATTCCCTTCCGGGACTTGCTTCCCATGGTCCACCCCAACGACCTCGTCGTGGGCGGTTGGGACATCAGCAGCCTCGATCTCGCGGCCTCGATGGACCGTGCTCAGGTGTTGGAACCCAGCCTCAAGGCCATGGTCCGCAAGGAAATGGCCGAGATGAAGCCCCTGCCCAGTATCTACTACCCGGACTTCATTGCCGCCAACCAGGAGGACCGTGCCGACAACGTCATTGAGGGTACCAAGGCCTCCTGGGCTCACGTGGAGCACATCCAGAAGGACATTCG GgacttcaaggccaagaacgGTCTCGACAAGGTCATTGTCATGTGGACGGCCAACACCGAACGCTATGCGGACCTGGTGCCGGGCGTCAACGACACTGCCGAGAACTTGATCAACTCGATCAAGAGTGGCCACGAGGAGGTCTCCCCGTCCACCGTCTTTGCGGTGGCCTGTATTCTGGAGAACGCTCCCTTCATCAACGGCTCGCCCCAGAACACCTTTGTTCCCGGTGCGCTGCAGTTGGCGGAGCAGCGGGGCGCCTTTATCGGCGGTGACGACTTCAAGTCGGGTCAGACCAAGATGAAGTCCGCTCTGGTGGACTTCCTGATCAACGCCGGTATCAAGCTCACCTCCATTGCCAGCTACAACCACCTGGGCAACAACGACGGCAAGAACCTGAGCTCGCAGAAGCAGTTCCGTTCCAAGGAGATTTCCAAGTCCAACGTGGTGGACGACATGGTCGCGGCCAACCACCTCCTGTACGCCAAGGATGAGCATCCCGACCACACCGTCGTGATCAAGTACATGCCTGCCGTGGGTGACAACAAGCGCGCTCTGGACGAGTACTACGCCGAGATCTTCATGGGCGGCCACCAGACCATCAGCCTGTTCAACATCTGCGAGGACTCGCTCCTGGCCTCCCCTCTGATCATTGACCTGGTCGTCTTGGCCGAGATGATGACTCGTGTCAGCTGGAAGGCGGACTCGGAGTCGGCCGAGTACAAGGGCTTCCACAGCGTGTTGAGCGTGCTCAGCTACATGCTCAAGGCTCCTCTGACGCCTCCCGGTACCCCCGTGGTCAACGCTCTGGGCAAGCAGCGATCGGCTTTGATCAACATCTTCCGTGCCTGCGTGGGTCTCCAGCCTGAGTCGGAGATGACTCTGGAGCACAAGCTGTTCTAG